Below is a window of Eschrichtius robustus isolate mEscRob2 chromosome 13, mEscRob2.pri, whole genome shotgun sequence DNA.
GAGCCTGGGCTAACGTGGGGCCCGCCACGTCACTTGGCACTCAGGCCTCTGCTTGGTCTTGGCTCTCACGTAGGCCACGCTCCACACGTAGTGTGCACCACGCCCTGTGAGGCCCGCGGGGCAGGGGGACTGGCATGGCCTTTTGGGTTGCCCAGGCTACTGCCTGCCCACctaactccccctccccctccccctcccccctcgtGGGACTGAAGCTGAGGGTCAGAGGTGCTTCCGCTGCTGGGAGCAAAGGAAGAGGGTGGGGGTGGAGCTGCCTGCCTCCTCGTGGGAACTGGCCTGTGTAAGCAGGAGCTGGATGGGGTGGCTAGAGTGGTGCCCTGGGGTTGACGGTGGAGAGTGGAAGAAATGAGTAGGCTGGCTGGTGGTGGTTTACATCGACGTGCTCTGCAACCAGGCTTAGAAGTCTGGCCGgtctttcttcagtttcttatAGTCAGTGGAAACTGCAAGGAACTACAGGAGAGAAAGGGGGATTGCACCGAGTGCCCCAGGCCTCCCTTTGCTGGGGTGGGAGGTGCCAGCTGGGATCAAGAGATGAGCGGATCGAGGCGCAACCCTGAAGCCACTGGGAGTTACCTTGTATTGGTCATTGGGGCTCAGGCGGTTCCAGGGCTCCGGGTTGTTCTTTCGGTCCCAgctgtggagagggagggagagggagggggagggggagggttagGGTTTCCTCTCTGGGAGCTAGGACTCTGGAGCTTCAGGGGACCAGCAGGGTCTGCGCCCCCGCCCCAGCACGCCCCCTCTTCCGCGGAGGTGGGGGGCATTTCCCAGAGACTGAGAGGGGAGGGGGCACGTTAGCGGGTGCTGACAAGTGAGACAAGAAGGCTGTCAGCATTGTCAGCCTGGGGCCAGGTGATAGACGTGACAACCCGGCCCAGGGACTCCCGCCTGCTCCTTGCCACCCCAAGTTAGCCCCATAGAGCAGAGCGGTGGGAATCAGGCAGAAATCCCGAGGCGCTGGGGTTGTAGTGACGTGCCTCGAATTCAGACAACGCCGTGGGTGCTTCTGCGTGCTGGAGGACCCTACGCTGCCGCCGCCTCTGGCGGGGCTTGCGGTCTCCGCGCCGCCCCGGCCCCAAAGGCACCCGCAGCAGCTCACCCGGCTACACCCCCAGCGCTTGGGCGGCGAGATAGAGGTACCAGAAGGCCACCGGCGGCCAGCAGAGAGGCGTCACCATGGCAACGCGGCCGGGAGCGGTGCTAGTTCCGCAGCCCAAAGCGGGCCGAGTCGCCAGCCACTGAGGAGTGAGCTGTCTGGTGGGCCCGAGCGAAGGCGGGGAGCCTCGCAGGTCAGGAGCGGGCTCCATCCCCGAGATGCCACCTGCCTGGGGATTCCCGCGAGGACCACTCATTCCCACCATTCCTGGGAGGCCTGTGCGTCCCTGTCTCATCTTGCCCCACCCAGGACCCCTTCCTGCGTCCCAAGCCCGGCCTTTACCAGACGTCGGGGCTGCGCAGGGCGAGTCGCAGCAAGTAGAGCATAGCGCTGCCCATGCCCAGGCCAATGAAGCCGATCATCGGGATGAGCTGCGGGAAGACAGAGGGAACTTTCAGGGGCAGCCCCCTCCCAATCGCCCTTTACAAGCTTTTCTGCTCGGCCCGCCCGCTCCTCCACCCCGGGTCTGGCGCCCCCTCCCTTCCGCGAGGGAGGACCGGCAGCCTCCCACACCACATTTTTGCCTTAGTCTT
It encodes the following:
- the NDUFA4L2 gene encoding NADH dehydrogenase [ubiquinone] 1 alpha subcomplex subunit 4-like 2, with protein sequence MAGTSLGARFYRQIKRHPGLIPMIGFIGLGMGSAMLYLLRLALRSPDVCWDRKNNPEPWNRLSPNDQYKFLAVSTDYKKLKKDRPDF